A part of Campylobacter concisus genomic DNA contains:
- a CDS encoding response regulator transcription factor, with product MKILLLEDDLGFQESVCEFLQTLGYEVTAVSDGQEACDLIEKNFYHLFILDIKVPGVNGHEVIKYIRSLNPNAPIMITTSLVDIGDMAIGYELGCNEYLKKPFELAELKFRVTELMRKYYGTDDKNIVKINDEFSFNLNKRALFKNGKMVDLSAKEVALVECLVSHLNSYVSMEELRDLVWNDKEIEGADIRMHVLKIRNKTTSDFITSKRRIGYKIDAQEL from the coding sequence TTGAAAATTTTGCTTTTAGAAGATGATTTAGGGTTTCAAGAGAGCGTCTGTGAGTTTTTGCAGACGCTTGGTTATGAAGTTACAGCAGTGAGCGATGGCCAAGAGGCGTGTGATCTGATAGAGAAAAATTTCTATCATCTTTTTATACTTGATATAAAAGTCCCTGGCGTAAATGGACATGAGGTTATCAAGTACATAAGGAGCTTAAATCCAAACGCTCCTATCATGATAACAACATCTTTAGTTGATATAGGCGATATGGCTATTGGCTATGAGCTTGGCTGTAACGAATACCTAAAAAAGCCATTTGAACTTGCTGAGCTTAAATTTAGAGTAACTGAGCTTATGAGAAAATACTATGGAACTGACGATAAAAACATAGTAAAGATCAATGACGAGTTTAGCTTTAATCTAAACAAGCGTGCGCTATTTAAAAATGGCAAAATGGTCGATCTTAGTGCAAAAGAAGTTGCACTTGTTGAGTGTCTAGTTTCACATCTAAATTCTTACGTCAGCATGGAAGAGTTAAGAGATCTTGTCTGGAACGATAAAGAAATAGAAGGCGCTGATATAAGAATGCACGTTTTAAAGATAAGAAACAAAACAACTAGTGACTTTATCACTTCAAAGAGGCGTATAGGCTACAAGATAGATGCACAAGAGCTTTAA
- the ruvB gene encoding Holliday junction branch migration DNA helicase RuvB codes for MDRIVEIEKVSFENDFEVSLRPTKFEDYIGQEKIKQNLDVFIKAAKKRNECLDHVLFYGPPGLGKTTLAHIIANEMGVSIKMTAAPMIEKSGDLAAILTNLQEGDVLFIDEIHRLSPAIEEVLYPAMEDFRLDIIIGSGPAAQTIKIDLPKFTLIGATTRAGMISAPLRDRFGMDFRLQFYTSSELSRIVQIASAKLGKECDKNASLEIAKRSRATPRIALRLLKRIRDFAEVNDEQIISHERAKEGLNALGVNSLGFDEMDIRYLEILMQARRRPMGLSTIAAALSEDEGTVEDVIEPYLLANGFIERTAKGRIASAKCFETFNIKIDIEKGLFE; via the coding sequence TTGGATAGAATCGTTGAAATCGAAAAAGTAAGCTTTGAAAATGACTTTGAAGTCTCGCTTAGGCCGACAAAATTTGAAGACTACATCGGTCAAGAAAAGATAAAACAAAATTTAGATGTCTTTATAAAAGCAGCCAAAAAGCGAAATGAGTGCCTAGATCACGTGCTATTTTACGGCCCTCCAGGACTTGGTAAGACGACCCTTGCTCACATCATCGCAAATGAAATGGGCGTAAGCATCAAAATGACCGCAGCGCCTATGATAGAAAAGAGTGGTGATCTCGCGGCAATCCTTACAAATTTACAAGAGGGCGACGTGCTTTTTATTGATGAGATCCACCGCCTAAGCCCAGCCATTGAAGAGGTGCTCTACCCTGCTATGGAGGACTTTAGGCTTGATATTATAATTGGCTCAGGGCCAGCTGCTCAAACTATCAAGATAGACTTGCCAAAATTTACGCTAATAGGCGCAACGACACGTGCTGGCATGATCTCAGCGCCTTTAAGGGACCGCTTTGGGATGGACTTTAGGCTGCAGTTTTATACAAGCAGTGAGCTAAGCCGTATCGTACAGATCGCCTCAGCCAAGCTTGGCAAAGAGTGCGACAAAAACGCCTCGCTTGAGATCGCCAAACGCTCACGTGCCACGCCTAGGATCGCTCTTAGACTATTAAAGCGAATTCGCGACTTTGCTGAGGTAAATGACGAGCAAATCATCAGCCACGAGCGCGCAAAAGAGGGACTTAACGCACTTGGTGTAAATTCGCTTGGGTTTGACGAGATGGATATTAGGTATTTAGAAATTTTGATGCAAGCAAGGCGCCGTCCTATGGGACTTAGCACGATCGCTGCGGCACTTAGCGAGGACGAGGGCACGGTTGAGGACGTCATCGAGCCATATCTGCTTGCAAATGGCTTTATCGAGCGCACCGCAAAGGGTAGGATCGCAAGTGCGAAGTGCTTTGAGACCTTTAACATCAAGATCGATATCGAAAAAGGGCTTTTTGAGTAG
- a CDS encoding sensor histidine kinase, which yields MHKSFKIQIIATFVIMSLFCFQSFVILNLSQKNSTSKALFGAMKHETIIKNSFLKNENITPSLNYKFAIYDVNFNPIISNLSKQPSNFKFVTLEENGFLFYKSFFIKDKTPYYIVVEKELDNEKSIFLAALMLLVILVAVLFIVYFLYLSSVKPYKEFQKYMNNFFNDAMHELKTPLGVAGMNLEMLGLENKYITRIKNALKQMQITYEDVEYFIKRGYIKFPLERLNLGEYIIERVKFLSSVADVKHIEIKTNLEGDAFTMLSKVEAQRIIDNTITNAIKYSPKESEILINLSFENDRIKLSVQDFGKGIKDVKKVWKRYVREDEIQGGFGLGLNIVSEICQKHDITYGVDSVYNEGSTFYYKFKRA from the coding sequence ATGCACAAGAGCTTTAAGATCCAGATCATAGCGACATTTGTCATAATGTCGCTTTTTTGTTTTCAAAGCTTTGTGATCTTAAATTTAAGCCAAAAAAATAGCACTTCAAAAGCTCTTTTTGGTGCGATGAAGCATGAAACTATTATCAAAAATTCGTTTTTAAAAAATGAAAATATAACTCCTTCTTTAAATTATAAATTTGCGATCTATGATGTAAATTTTAATCCAATTATTTCAAATCTCTCCAAGCAGCCAAGCAACTTTAAATTTGTAACACTTGAAGAAAATGGCTTCTTGTTTTATAAAAGCTTTTTTATAAAGGATAAAACGCCTTATTACATTGTCGTTGAAAAAGAGCTTGATAATGAAAAAAGTATATTTCTAGCGGCACTTATGCTCCTTGTCATCCTTGTGGCGGTGCTTTTTATCGTCTATTTTTTATATCTAAGCAGTGTTAAGCCTTATAAAGAGTTTCAAAAGTATATGAACAACTTCTTTAATGACGCTATGCACGAGCTAAAGACCCCACTTGGCGTGGCTGGTATGAACCTTGAGATGCTTGGACTTGAAAACAAGTATATAACTCGCATCAAAAACGCCCTAAAACAGATGCAAATAACCTACGAAGATGTCGAGTATTTTATAAAGCGTGGCTACATAAAATTTCCACTTGAGCGCCTAAATTTGGGCGAATATATAATAGAGCGAGTGAAATTTCTCTCAAGCGTGGCCGATGTCAAACACATCGAGATAAAGACAAATTTAGAAGGCGATGCATTTACTATGCTAAGCAAGGTCGAAGCTCAGCGCATCATCGATAACACCATCACAAACGCCATAAAATACAGCCCAAAAGAGAGCGAGATACTAATAAATCTAAGCTTTGAAAATGACCGGATAAAGCTTAGCGTGCAAGACTTTGGCAAGGGGATAAAGGACGTCAAAAAGGTCTGGAAAAGATACGTCAGAGAGGATGAAATCCAAGGCGGTTTTGGCCTTGGGCTAAATATCGTCAGTGAAATTTGCCAAAAACATGACATTACATACGGCGTTGATAGCGTTTACAATGAAGGCAGCACCTTTTACTATAAATTTAAACGAGCTTAA